A single genomic interval of Rhododendron vialii isolate Sample 1 chromosome 3a, ASM3025357v1 harbors:
- the LOC131321135 gene encoding uncharacterized protein LOC131321135, with product MDTNAPREGASNSRPPFFDGHDYPYWKARITTHLSSLGVRVWRSVRYGYEAPTIEDTTTKQMRAKEDTEWNSADNDSFEANSKALGAIYGALSKIEFSLISTCTTAKEAWDILLVTHEDLRMQEDETFDSFITKLSNIANSFHALGEPIPNLKVCRKVLRSLHERFRAKVVAIEESDKVDDILFEELVGKLQTFELNHLSKKPTLKPNKSIAFKSSKEESFVTQESDDDLDEEELAFFAKKFRKFKSSIDKSKKPQGIQCHECHSFGHVQAECANTLKKKVAKGYKATWDDDSDDSSDGGSEAPRYSMLVVNIKSPTSPKSVELSTTLSDDSKYVSTDEDYENSDDDIYSIHEAYNQLFKEGVKLKKKKKELMSVIEKISGERNKLSDDIESKNTELKELKTYTTNLKDKFAKIEREHVDALKALEGSKDRIFELEHDLREATEAITRNECGATRIAKMTHTFRNRSGLGFVDPPSLIHKANEFTKREIKVVKSEIVKNEVVSDKPESSIKSSTIIKNACNSNHAPEKKNLFICHYCGGQGHIRPFCYTFRRDNQRTKGKLFVAPVNKSVRYGQPNVGRPQVVRQSPINIKNENFKKILSQLAN from the exons ATGGACACGAATGCACCACGAGAGGGAGCCTCAAACTCGAGGCCACCTTTTTTTGACGGTCATGATTATCCGTACTGGAAAGCCCGTATTACTACGCATTTGAGTTCCCTAGGAGTTAGGGTTTGGAGATCTGTTAGGTATGGCTATGAGGCTCCTACTATAGAAGACACTACGACCAAACAAATGAGGGCTAAGGAGGACACTGAGTGGAATTCTGCTGACAATGATAGTTTTGAGGCAAACTCTAAAGCTTTAGGAGCCATCTACGGAGCATTGAGTAAAATTGAATTTAGTCTTATTTCCACGTGCACTACTGCAAAAGAGGCTTGGGATATTCTCCTAGTCACCCACGAGG ATTTGAGAATGCAGGAAGATGAGACATTTGATAGTTTCATCACTAAGTTGAGTAACATCGCTAATTCCTTCCACGCATTAGGAGAACCAATCCCTAATCTTAAAGTTTGTCGAAAAGTGCTTAGGTCGCTGCATGAGAGGTTTAGGGCTAAGGTAGTTGCGATCGAAGAAAGTGATAAAGTTGATGACATTCTTTTTGAGGAACTTGTAGGTAAACTTCAAACGTTTGAATTGAATCATCTCTCAAAGAAACCTACATTAAAGCCTAATAAAAGCATTGCTTTTAAATCTTCTAAAGAAGAATCCTTTGTGACACAAGAGAGTGATGATGACCTTGACGAAGAAGAACTTGCTTTCTTTgctaaaaaattcagaaaattt AAATCTTCTATTGATAAATCCAAGAAACCCCAAGGTATACAATGTCACGAGTGTCACAGTTTCGGGCATGTTCAAGCAGAGTGTGCAAACACTCTTAAAAAGAAAGTGGCCAAGGGTTATAAGGCTACGTGGGATGACGATAGTGATGACAGTAGTGATGGGGGTTCTGAAGCTCCTAGATATTCTATGCTTGTTGTCAACATTAAGTCCCCCACGTCCCCCAAATCGGTTGAACTTTCTACAACTCTTAGCGATGATAGTAAGTATGTCTCAACTGACGAAGACTATGAGAATAGTGATGATGATATATATTCTATTCATGAGGCCTATAATCAATTGTTTAAAGAGGGTGtcaaactgaaaaagaaaaagaaggaactcATGAGTGTCATCGAGAAAATTAGTGGTGAGAGGAACAAACTTAGTGATGACATTGAATCTAAGAACACCGAGCTTAAAGAATTAAAAACCTATACCACTAATTTGAAAGACAAGTTTGccaaaattgagagagagcaTGTGGATGCCTTGAAGGCTCTTGAAGGGTCCAAGGATAGGATTTTTGAATTGGAGCATGACCTTAGGGAGGCCACTGAGGCCATAACGCGTAATGAGTGTGGCGCAACTCGTATTGCTAAGATGACACATACGTTTAGAAATAGAAGCGGCTTAGGGTTTGTTGATCCACCTTCACTAATACATAAGGCTAACGAGTTCACAAAAAGGGAAATCAAGGTTGTGAAATCTGAAATTGTAAAGAATGAGGTAGTGAGCGATAAACCTGAATCTTCTATTAAATCTTCCACCATCATTAAAAATGCTTGCAACAGTAATCATGCtcctgaaaagaaaaatctgtTTATTTGTCACTACTGTGGTGGTCAAGGTCACATTCGACCTTTTTGTTATACATTTAGAAGGGACAATCAAAGAACAAAGGGGAAATTGTTTGTAGCCCCAGTTAATAAAAGTGTTCGGTATGGTCAACCCAATGTGGGAAGACCTCAAGTTGTGCGTCAGTCTCCCATAAACATtaagaatgaaaattttaaaaagatatTGAGTCAGTTGGCGAATTAA
- the LOC131318667 gene encoding uncharacterized protein LOC131318667: MSSFWSRGKCLVRLGLSLEAAAGRDTKPTLTYSVPSPSLSKARFETDEIVETGASSSSDRTDLVTTACLPTKLSILLQETSEIEVLLSLFELGEVLSFVLSN; this comes from the exons ATGAGCAGTTTTTGGAGTAGGGGAAAGTGCTTGGTCAGATTAG GTTTATCCTTGGAAGCTGCTGCTGGAAGAGATACCAAGCCAACATTAACATACTCAGTACCGTCCCCTTCACTTTCCAAAGCTCGTTTTGAAACAGATGAAATAGTTGAAACTGGAGCTTCCTCCTCATCAGACAGAACAGACTTGGTAACAACAGCTTGTCTACCAACCAAGCTATCAATTCTACTACAAGAGACATCTGAAATTGAAGTCTTGCTGTCACTGTTTGAACTAGGGGAAGTTTTGTCATTTGTATTATCTAATTAG